One Sylvia atricapilla isolate bSylAtr1 chromosome 24, bSylAtr1.pri, whole genome shotgun sequence genomic window carries:
- the FHL3 gene encoding four and a half LIM domains protein 3 isoform X2: MQGEGGPQTGTMTECFDCDNCKESLYGRKYIQMDNGPYCIPCYDAHFANTCDECKELIGHDCRELYYEDRHYHEHCFRCFRCDRSLADEPFTCQGKELLCNDCYCSEFSSKCIACEKTVMPGSRKLEYNGQTWHEHCFICSSCQQPIGSRSFIPDKKDYYCVPCYESKFAPRCTRCKKTLTKGGVTYRDEPWHKECFVCTGCKTPLAGQQFTSQDDNPYCIKCFGNLYAKKCSACTKPITGFGGGKYVSFEDRHWHHNCFNCARCSTSLVGKGFIPDNDEILCRDCSSDL; encoded by the exons GTGAAGGAGGCCCTCAGACCGGCACCATGACGGAGTGCTTCGACTGTGACAACTGCAAGGAGTCCCTGTACGGGCGCAAGTACATCCAGATGGACAACGGCCCGTACTGCATCCCCTGCTACGACGCGCACTTCGCCAACACCTGCGACGAGTGCAAGGAGCTGATCGGCCACGACTGCAGG GAGCTGTACTACGAGGACCGCCATTACCACGAGCACTGTTTCCGTTGCTTCCGCTGCGACCGCTCCCTGGCTGACGAGCCGTTCACCTGCCAGggcaaggagctgctgtgcaacGACTGCTACTGCAGCGAGTTCTCCTCCAAATGCATCGCCTGCGAGAAGACTGTCATGCCAG GCTCCCGTAAGCTGGAGTACAACGGACAGACCTGGCATGAACATTGCTTCAtatgcagcagctgccagcagcccatTGGGTCACGCTCCTTCATCCCAGACAAGAAGGATTATTACTGTGTCCCCTGTTACGAGAGCAAGTTCGCTCCTCGCTGCACTCGCTGCAAAAAG acCCTCACCAAGGGAGGAGTGACCTACCGGGATGAGCCCTGGCACAAGGAGTGCTTTGTCTGCACGGGCTGCAAGACCCCCTTGGCTGGGCAGCAGTTCACCTCCCAGGATGACAACCCGTACTGCATCAAGTGCTTTGGGAACCTCTATGCCAAGAAGTGCAGTGCCTGCACAAAGCCCATCACAG GCTTTGGAGGTGGCAAATACGTCTCCTTTGAGGACCGTCACTGGCACCACAACTGCTTCAACTGCGCGCGCTGCAGCACCTCGCTGGTGGGGAAAGGCTTCATCCCCGACAACGACGAGATCCTGTGCCGCGACTGCAGCAGCGACCTATGA
- the FHL3 gene encoding four and a half LIM domains protein 3 isoform X3 yields the protein MTECFDCDNCKESLYGRKYIQMDNGPYCIPCYDAHFANTCDECKELIGHDCRELYYEDRHYHEHCFRCFRCDRSLADEPFTCQGKELLCNDCYCSEFSSKCIACEKTVMPGSRKLEYNGQTWHEHCFICSSCQQPIGSRSFIPDKKDYYCVPCYESKFAPRCTRCKKTLTKGGVTYRDEPWHKECFVCTGCKTPLAGQQFTSQDDNPYCIKCFGNLYAKKCSACTKPITGFGGGKYVSFEDRHWHHNCFNCARCSTSLVGKGFIPDNDEILCRDCSSDL from the exons ATGACGGAGTGCTTCGACTGTGACAACTGCAAGGAGTCCCTGTACGGGCGCAAGTACATCCAGATGGACAACGGCCCGTACTGCATCCCCTGCTACGACGCGCACTTCGCCAACACCTGCGACGAGTGCAAGGAGCTGATCGGCCACGACTGCAGG GAGCTGTACTACGAGGACCGCCATTACCACGAGCACTGTTTCCGTTGCTTCCGCTGCGACCGCTCCCTGGCTGACGAGCCGTTCACCTGCCAGggcaaggagctgctgtgcaacGACTGCTACTGCAGCGAGTTCTCCTCCAAATGCATCGCCTGCGAGAAGACTGTCATGCCAG GCTCCCGTAAGCTGGAGTACAACGGACAGACCTGGCATGAACATTGCTTCAtatgcagcagctgccagcagcccatTGGGTCACGCTCCTTCATCCCAGACAAGAAGGATTATTACTGTGTCCCCTGTTACGAGAGCAAGTTCGCTCCTCGCTGCACTCGCTGCAAAAAG acCCTCACCAAGGGAGGAGTGACCTACCGGGATGAGCCCTGGCACAAGGAGTGCTTTGTCTGCACGGGCTGCAAGACCCCCTTGGCTGGGCAGCAGTTCACCTCCCAGGATGACAACCCGTACTGCATCAAGTGCTTTGGGAACCTCTATGCCAAGAAGTGCAGTGCCTGCACAAAGCCCATCACAG GCTTTGGAGGTGGCAAATACGTCTCCTTTGAGGACCGTCACTGGCACCACAACTGCTTCAACTGCGCGCGCTGCAGCACCTCGCTGGTGGGGAAAGGCTTCATCCCCGACAACGACGAGATCCTGTGCCGCGACTGCAGCAGCGACCTATGA
- the FHL3 gene encoding four and a half LIM domains protein 3 isoform X1 — protein MQAGEGGPQTGTMTECFDCDNCKESLYGRKYIQMDNGPYCIPCYDAHFANTCDECKELIGHDCRELYYEDRHYHEHCFRCFRCDRSLADEPFTCQGKELLCNDCYCSEFSSKCIACEKTVMPGSRKLEYNGQTWHEHCFICSSCQQPIGSRSFIPDKKDYYCVPCYESKFAPRCTRCKKTLTKGGVTYRDEPWHKECFVCTGCKTPLAGQQFTSQDDNPYCIKCFGNLYAKKCSACTKPITGFGGGKYVSFEDRHWHHNCFNCARCSTSLVGKGFIPDNDEILCRDCSSDL, from the exons CAGGTGAAGGAGGCCCTCAGACCGGCACCATGACGGAGTGCTTCGACTGTGACAACTGCAAGGAGTCCCTGTACGGGCGCAAGTACATCCAGATGGACAACGGCCCGTACTGCATCCCCTGCTACGACGCGCACTTCGCCAACACCTGCGACGAGTGCAAGGAGCTGATCGGCCACGACTGCAGG GAGCTGTACTACGAGGACCGCCATTACCACGAGCACTGTTTCCGTTGCTTCCGCTGCGACCGCTCCCTGGCTGACGAGCCGTTCACCTGCCAGggcaaggagctgctgtgcaacGACTGCTACTGCAGCGAGTTCTCCTCCAAATGCATCGCCTGCGAGAAGACTGTCATGCCAG GCTCCCGTAAGCTGGAGTACAACGGACAGACCTGGCATGAACATTGCTTCAtatgcagcagctgccagcagcccatTGGGTCACGCTCCTTCATCCCAGACAAGAAGGATTATTACTGTGTCCCCTGTTACGAGAGCAAGTTCGCTCCTCGCTGCACTCGCTGCAAAAAG acCCTCACCAAGGGAGGAGTGACCTACCGGGATGAGCCCTGGCACAAGGAGTGCTTTGTCTGCACGGGCTGCAAGACCCCCTTGGCTGGGCAGCAGTTCACCTCCCAGGATGACAACCCGTACTGCATCAAGTGCTTTGGGAACCTCTATGCCAAGAAGTGCAGTGCCTGCACAAAGCCCATCACAG GCTTTGGAGGTGGCAAATACGTCTCCTTTGAGGACCGTCACTGGCACCACAACTGCTTCAACTGCGCGCGCTGCAGCACCTCGCTGGTGGGGAAAGGCTTCATCCCCGACAACGACGAGATCCTGTGCCGCGACTGCAGCAGCGACCTATGA